One part of the Dyadobacter sp. 676 genome encodes these proteins:
- a CDS encoding alpha/beta hydrolase produces the protein MHSPNLLIAALLFFFVGPPTAQSLYSRAFGKVTDEPIIFLHGGPGSSSVYFEATTAQKLADEGFYVVVYDRRGEGRSKDSTARMTYEEFFEDLNLIYQKYRIPQAHLIGFSFGGLVATLYAEQQPSRVKSIILVSALVSQQESYNTILDSVARIYIDQNDVASLAALNKIREMDTHSLDYRTAVFAHASRNGFFNLSQPDPEARQIYSTYLSDTLIANYVKNDRAVETLWKNEARKNIDVIPTLTKLAVTIPVYAVYGKQDGLYSRHQITALQKLTGRTRMQYLDNCSHTVFIDQQAKFIGILRDWIK, from the coding sequence ATGCATTCACCCAACCTGCTCATTGCCGCACTGCTATTTTTTTTCGTCGGTCCCCCAACGGCGCAATCTCTTTATTCGAGAGCTTTCGGAAAAGTAACTGACGAGCCCATCATATTTCTGCACGGCGGCCCTGGAAGCAGCTCCGTTTATTTCGAAGCAACAACTGCTCAAAAGTTAGCGGACGAGGGATTTTATGTCGTAGTATATGACCGCCGGGGCGAAGGCAGATCGAAAGACAGCACCGCAAGAATGACTTACGAAGAATTTTTCGAAGACCTGAATTTGATTTATCAAAAATATCGCATTCCGCAAGCGCATCTGATCGGTTTCAGCTTTGGCGGACTTGTGGCTACGCTTTACGCCGAGCAACAACCCAGTCGAGTCAAATCCATTATTCTTGTGAGTGCATTGGTTTCTCAGCAAGAATCCTATAATACCATTCTTGACTCCGTCGCGCGCATCTATATAGATCAAAACGATGTGGCAAGTCTTGCAGCATTAAATAAAATCAGGGAAATGGATACCCATTCGCTTGACTACCGGACAGCGGTTTTTGCCCACGCTTCCAGAAATGGCTTTTTCAATCTTTCACAACCCGATCCGGAGGCCCGGCAAATCTATTCAACCTATCTTTCGGATACATTGATAGCCAACTATGTTAAAAACGACCGGGCAGTAGAAACTCTTTGGAAAAATGAAGCACGGAAGAACATCGATGTAATACCGACTCTGACAAAACTGGCGGTGACCATTCCTGTTTATGCGGTCTATGGGAAACAGGACGGCCTTTACTCGCGACACCAGATTACGGCGTTACAAAAGCTAACCGGCCGGACGCGAATGCAATATCTCGACAATTGCTCCCATACCGTTTTTATAGATCAGCAAGCGAAATTTATCGGAATATTAAGGGACTGGATTAAATAG
- a CDS encoding GNAT family N-acetyltransferase, which yields MKSLANIRLMQPADIPFGMNLVQQAGWNQVEADWRRALALQPEGCFVAEQSGTPAGTVTTCRFGSVAWIAMVLVDTAARNQGIGKRLMEHAMAHLDGLGVETQRLDATVLGKGLYEKLGFTAEYEVVRMKGIAKAAEDIETDAMRWTSDTRDATLLALDARVTATDRTIFLHELAGSHPFFYSLFEDGLGYAGSRKGRNAVQIGPAAASGPEVGRQLCNAMLHHFSGLPVFVDIPVPNKAALRWARSVGLEEQRRFVRMYRGKKLSDCPEMIWAKLGTRKGLGILKSVIQLSVKKLSGAIR from the coding sequence TTGAAATCTCTCGCCAACATCAGATTAATGCAACCCGCCGACATACCGTTCGGGATGAACCTTGTGCAGCAAGCAGGCTGGAACCAGGTGGAAGCAGACTGGCGCCGGGCGCTGGCGCTTCAACCGGAAGGCTGTTTTGTAGCCGAGCAAAGCGGGACCCCGGCCGGTACCGTCACGACCTGCCGCTTCGGTAGCGTAGCCTGGATCGCGATGGTCCTTGTAGATACCGCTGCACGGAACCAAGGCATCGGCAAAAGGTTGATGGAACACGCCATGGCCCACCTCGACGGCCTCGGCGTGGAAACCCAGCGGCTGGATGCCACCGTTTTGGGAAAGGGCCTGTATGAAAAACTTGGATTTACGGCCGAATACGAAGTCGTACGCATGAAGGGCATTGCGAAAGCCGCGGAGGACATCGAAACCGACGCCATGCGCTGGACATCCGACACGCGCGACGCCACGCTTCTCGCCCTGGATGCGCGCGTCACTGCGACCGACCGCACCATATTCCTGCATGAGCTGGCCGGGTCGCATCCGTTTTTTTATTCGCTTTTCGAGGATGGCCTCGGCTATGCAGGCTCCCGAAAGGGGCGCAATGCGGTGCAAATCGGCCCGGCAGCGGCATCCGGGCCGGAAGTGGGCCGGCAGCTTTGCAATGCGATGCTGCACCATTTCAGCGGGCTCCCGGTTTTCGTCGACATTCCGGTTCCCAACAAAGCCGCACTGCGCTGGGCACGGTCGGTGGGGTTGGAAGAGCAGCGGCGATTTGTGAGAATGTACCGGGGGAAAAAATTAAGCGATTGCCCGGAAATGATCTGGGCCAAGCTCGGGACCCGAAAAGGGTTAGGGATATTGAAATCTGTTATTCAACTTTCCGTAAAAAAATTGTCAGGGGCTATTCGTTGA
- the dgoD gene encoding galactonate dehydratase: protein MKIRSYELFQVPPRWLFLKIETDEGIVGWGEPVIEGKAATVAAAVRELMEALIGKDPLDIEGHWNTMYRGGFYRGGPILMSAIAGIDQALWDIKGKFFDAPVYQLLGGKCRDKIKVYSWIGGDRPDEVAGAARECFDRGFKAIKMNATNEMQYIDSFEKVDLAIKRVASIREALGYGLEIGVDFHGRLHKPMAKVLAKELEAFRPMFIEEPVLPENNEALREIAQHTSIPIATGERMFSRWDFKNLLMDGYADIIQPDLSHAGGITECKKILSMAEAFDVAAAPHCPLGPIALAACLQVDATCHNAFIQEQSLGIHYNQGSDLMDYLSDRTVFDYHDGFVNIPSGPGLGIEIDEEQVRKMAAVGHNWKNPLWSHDDGSAAEW, encoded by the coding sequence ATGAAAATCAGAAGTTACGAGCTGTTCCAGGTTCCTCCCAGGTGGTTGTTTTTAAAAATCGAAACGGACGAAGGCATCGTCGGATGGGGCGAGCCGGTGATCGAAGGCAAGGCGGCGACGGTAGCGGCGGCGGTGCGCGAACTGATGGAAGCGTTGATCGGCAAAGATCCCCTCGATATCGAAGGCCATTGGAACACGATGTACCGCGGCGGCTTTTACCGCGGCGGGCCAATCCTGATGAGTGCCATCGCCGGTATCGACCAGGCATTGTGGGACATCAAGGGCAAGTTCTTCGATGCGCCTGTTTACCAGCTGCTTGGCGGCAAATGCCGGGACAAGATCAAGGTTTACTCCTGGATCGGCGGCGACCGGCCGGATGAAGTCGCAGGCGCGGCAAGAGAATGCTTCGACCGGGGTTTCAAGGCCATTAAAATGAATGCTACCAATGAAATGCAATACATCGACTCGTTCGAAAAGGTCGATCTGGCGATCAAAAGGGTGGCGTCGATCCGTGAGGCTTTAGGCTACGGCCTCGAAATCGGGGTTGATTTTCACGGGCGGCTGCACAAGCCGATGGCAAAAGTACTCGCCAAAGAGCTGGAAGCTTTCCGTCCGATGTTTATCGAAGAGCCTGTTCTGCCGGAAAATAACGAGGCATTGCGCGAAATTGCGCAGCATACTTCCATCCCCATAGCGACCGGCGAGCGGATGTTCAGTCGCTGGGATTTCAAAAATCTGCTCATGGACGGCTATGCCGACATTATCCAGCCCGACCTCTCCCATGCAGGCGGCATTACCGAATGCAAGAAAATCCTTTCTATGGCCGAAGCGTTCGACGTCGCGGCGGCACCACATTGCCCGCTTGGCCCCATTGCGTTGGCGGCATGCCTGCAAGTCGACGCTACTTGCCACAATGCATTTATCCAGGAGCAGAGCCTCGGCATTCACTACAACCAGGGCAGCGATCTGATGGATTACCTGAGCGACAGAACGGTATTCGATTACCACGATGGTTTCGTGAACATCCCCTCCGGCCCGGGCCTTGGCATCGAAATCGACGAAGAGCAGGTACGGAAAATGGCCGCCGTCGGCCACAACTGGAAGAACCCGTTGTGGTCGCACGACGACGGCAGCGCAGCGGAGTGGTAG
- a CDS encoding DUF4384 domain-containing protein, with protein sequence MRSSIKIAAFAVLTWTLAGPVAPSQAQTRGMGLKMDDSKYLRLPRKSPDVLLKGPLPGSFSIRGLLPEIGDQGMDGTCVGWSAAYYMRTAMEARKTGLGNQPEKITAKAFSPGWLYGQLKSGLGTECTEGVYLEDALEVMKTKGAALLSCAPGSCDVRYGQCDDQAANYTIADYATLFNPNDNNTTPEQRIAAIKSALVESGNAVLIGMLVPPSFIEAVGEHWQPAAGETIENAAGGHSMAVIGYDDHVRNGSFLIANSWGKSWGAGGYIWASYADIARFTRYAYQVYTEPAVKPTPQTVSLKGNVDFVTGNGAMPVRSTLLKGAQVTPAHAGSGTGMISYTMSRPYASGTRFKMVINNTRQAYVYILGSDMDNRVSPLFPYNSGDITTSAVVPANSQVLMPSAHTSFTLDDVKGEDYFIIFISRNQLNLTELAAKIKNAEGTIVQKVYTALGEDFISPHAIVYEPGKISYEVKGAPKGSVVPMLVRIIHQ encoded by the coding sequence ATGAGATCTTCCATAAAAATAGCAGCCTTCGCGGTGCTCACATGGACGCTGGCCGGCCCGGTGGCACCATCGCAGGCGCAAACCCGGGGCATGGGCCTGAAAATGGATGACTCGAAATACCTCCGCCTGCCCCGCAAATCGCCGGATGTTCTGCTCAAAGGGCCGCTCCCGGGGTCGTTCAGTATCCGGGGCCTCTTGCCTGAAATCGGCGATCAGGGGATGGACGGCACCTGCGTAGGCTGGTCGGCCGCCTACTATATGCGTACAGCCATGGAAGCCCGCAAAACGGGGCTTGGCAACCAACCGGAGAAAATCACGGCAAAGGCATTTTCACCCGGCTGGCTGTACGGGCAGCTCAAATCCGGGCTGGGTACCGAATGTACCGAGGGCGTTTACCTCGAAGACGCCCTGGAAGTGATGAAAACCAAAGGGGCCGCGCTCCTCAGCTGCGCGCCGGGGAGCTGCGATGTTCGGTATGGCCAATGCGACGACCAGGCCGCCAATTATACAATCGCCGACTATGCCACGCTTTTTAACCCGAACGACAACAACACGACGCCCGAACAACGTATTGCGGCTATTAAGTCGGCCCTGGTCGAAAGCGGCAATGCCGTGCTGATCGGTATGCTGGTACCGCCGTCGTTTATCGAGGCGGTTGGCGAGCATTGGCAACCGGCGGCCGGAGAAACGATTGAAAATGCCGCCGGAGGGCACTCGATGGCTGTGATCGGCTATGACGACCATGTCCGGAACGGCTCGTTCCTTATCGCCAACAGCTGGGGAAAAAGCTGGGGTGCCGGTGGATACATCTGGGCCAGCTATGCCGATATCGCCCGCTTTACAAGATATGCCTATCAGGTTTACACGGAACCTGCCGTAAAACCAACGCCGCAAACGGTTTCCCTCAAAGGGAATGTCGATTTTGTAACCGGAAACGGTGCAATGCCCGTCCGATCGACGCTTCTGAAAGGCGCGCAGGTAACCCCGGCGCATGCCGGGAGCGGAACAGGGATGATCAGCTACACCATGAGCCGGCCTTACGCTTCCGGAACGCGGTTCAAAATGGTAATCAACAACACCAGACAAGCCTATGTGTACATCCTCGGCTCCGATATGGATAACCGGGTTTCGCCGCTTTTTCCGTACAACTCGGGGGACATTACCACCAGCGCTGTGGTGCCCGCCAACAGCCAGGTACTCATGCCGTCCGCACACACTTCCTTTACCCTCGACGATGTAAAGGGAGAAGACTATTTCATCATTTTTATTTCCCGAAACCAGCTGAACCTGACGGAACTCGCCGCGAAAATCAAAAATGCGGAGGGTACGATCGTTCAAAAAGTTTATACGGCGCTGGGGGAAGACTTTATCTCACCGCACGCAATTGTATACGAGCCAGGGAAAATCTCCTATGAAGTAAAAGGGGCGCCGAAAGGAAGTGTGGTACCAATGCTTGTAAGGATAATACATCAATAA
- a CDS encoding response regulator transcription factor, with amino-acid sequence MTKTILIIEDDLRIAQNIYKVLHSEGFGAEISRDGLSGKKMALEGRYDLVLLDVNLPGLNGFEVCRQIGQFKPLLPVIMLTAYGEVEGKVEGLGKGATDYIVKPFDFRELIARINAALRLSDAGMPETGRRVLSIADLQLNVDTKVVTRGGKFIGLTAKEFALLEYFLLHPGMVISKMDLARNIWHLNFDPGTNFVEVYINYLRKKIDRGFDVKLIQTRPGLGYILMEG; translated from the coding sequence ATGACGAAGACGATACTGATTATCGAGGACGACCTGCGCATTGCGCAAAACATTTACAAGGTCCTGCATTCGGAAGGTTTCGGAGCGGAGATTTCGCGGGACGGCCTTTCGGGGAAAAAAATGGCATTGGAAGGGCGTTATGACCTTGTTTTGCTGGATGTTAACCTGCCCGGACTAAACGGTTTCGAAGTTTGCCGGCAAATCGGGCAGTTCAAGCCGTTGTTGCCGGTGATCATGCTGACGGCCTATGGGGAAGTGGAAGGTAAGGTGGAAGGGCTCGGGAAAGGTGCTACCGATTACATCGTCAAGCCATTTGATTTCCGGGAACTGATCGCGCGAATTAATGCGGCATTGCGGCTGTCGGATGCCGGGATGCCCGAGACCGGCAGGCGGGTGCTGAGCATCGCCGACCTTCAACTGAATGTCGATACGAAAGTGGTGACGCGCGGCGGGAAGTTTATTGGCCTCACTGCCAAGGAGTTCGCGCTGCTGGAATATTTTCTGCTCCATCCGGGGATGGTTATTTCAAAGATGGACCTAGCCAGGAATATCTGGCATCTGAACTTCGATCCAGGGACGAATTTCGTGGAGGTATACATCAATTACCTGAGGAAAAAAATCGATAGGGGATTTGATGTGAAACTGATCCAGACACGGCCGGGACTGGGCTACATTCTCATGGAAGGGTAG
- a CDS encoding caspase family protein has translation MKHIFTFLALICPLLGPQLCRAADSDPSADTLYLRNREKKIVSIREIYPDIVKYKTGEKLVSLPIAEIAGIVYRNGTRDLFNTFDAGSKPEIKWLTDVTSSDKPEIRLNACVLNEAENIRMEVNGMLSPVATRSFKAVPAKEESCLGGTYISHQVILNEGKNTVRLLAGNASGAGSSDTLTIVYDKAKKRIALVVGNSAYEGGSRLQNPVNDAKAVTRKLTSLGFEVIERIDARQSDLRAAVAQFGSSIQGQALEVALFYYAGHGIQVGGRNYLVPVDISPQSEMELKVLAVSADDILDQMSAVDEDSQRTNIMILDACRDNPLSRSWTRSSGAKGLASMSAPPGSLITFSTKPGFTALDGDGKNSPYTAELLKALDVPGLRLEDIFRTVRIRVMELTNRQQVPMENSLLTREVILNQSN, from the coding sequence ATGAAGCACATTTTTACATTCCTTGCGTTAATATGCCCTCTTCTCGGTCCGCAACTATGCCGTGCCGCGGATAGCGACCCGTCCGCCGATACGCTCTATCTGAGAAACCGGGAAAAGAAAATCGTATCGATCCGTGAAATATATCCTGACATTGTAAAGTACAAAACCGGCGAAAAACTCGTGTCTTTGCCCATTGCCGAGATAGCGGGTATCGTTTACCGCAACGGGACAAGGGACCTTTTCAATACTTTCGACGCCGGCAGCAAACCGGAAATCAAATGGCTTACCGACGTTACTTCCAGCGACAAGCCGGAAATAAGGCTGAATGCATGTGTGCTGAACGAAGCGGAAAACATCCGCATGGAGGTCAACGGAATGCTCTCCCCTGTTGCTACACGCTCGTTCAAGGCGGTGCCGGCGAAGGAGGAAAGCTGCCTCGGCGGCACGTATATTTCCCATCAGGTGATACTGAATGAGGGAAAAAATACCGTGAGGCTCCTGGCGGGCAACGCCTCGGGAGCAGGCAGTTCCGACACGCTCACCATCGTGTACGACAAGGCTAAAAAACGCATTGCGCTGGTAGTGGGCAATTCTGCCTATGAAGGCGGTTCGAGGCTGCAAAATCCCGTGAACGACGCGAAGGCCGTTACCCGAAAGCTGACCAGCCTGGGATTCGAAGTGATCGAGCGGATCGATGCCCGGCAGAGCGATCTGCGTGCCGCGGTAGCGCAGTTCGGCAGCAGTATCCAGGGACAGGCCCTGGAAGTTGCCCTGTTTTACTACGCGGGCCACGGTATTCAGGTAGGTGGTAGAAATTACCTGGTGCCCGTCGATATCAGCCCGCAATCGGAAATGGAACTGAAAGTGCTGGCCGTTTCGGCAGACGATATCCTGGACCAGATGTCGGCGGTGGACGAAGATTCCCAGCGGACCAACATCATGATCCTCGACGCCTGCCGCGACAATCCGCTGAGCCGCAGCTGGACTCGCAGTTCCGGCGCCAAGGGCCTGGCGAGCATGAGCGCCCCGCCGGGTTCGCTCATTACGTTCTCCACAAAACCCGGTTTTACGGCCCTGGACGGCGACGGTAAAAACAGTCCCTACACCGCCGAATTGCTAAAAGCGCTCGATGTGCCGGGCCTGCGGCTCGAAGACATTTTCCGCACCGTCCGGATACGGGTAATGGAGCTGACCAACCGGCAGCAGGTCCCGATGGAAAACAGCCTGCTCACGCGCGAGGTGATCCTCAATCAATCCAACTAG
- a CDS encoding phytanoyl-CoA dioxygenase has translation MEGILNARQIAQFVTQGFVRIDNAFSTETAAQVRDILWNDLALDRNDPSTWTKPVVRLGMYSQEPFVVSANTPVLHAAFDQLVGIGKWLPCRSMGTFPVRFPSDEDPGDTGWHVDASFPGDDPSDYWEWRVNINSKGRGLLMLFLYSDVGEYDAPTRIRIGSHADVARVLQPEGETGLAFLELAGKLSEMPEREIALATGRAGTVYLCHPFIAHAAQPHQGTEPKFMAQPPLLLRDELSVKGNSPVERAIRLAVG, from the coding sequence ATGGAAGGAATACTGAATGCCAGGCAAATAGCGCAATTTGTTACGCAAGGCTTTGTACGCATCGATAATGCTTTTTCAACCGAGACAGCCGCGCAGGTCCGCGATATTTTGTGGAACGATCTCGCGCTCGACCGCAACGATCCCTCGACGTGGACGAAACCCGTCGTCCGGCTGGGTATGTACAGCCAGGAACCATTCGTCGTTTCGGCGAATACGCCCGTTTTACATGCCGCTTTCGACCAGTTGGTGGGCATAGGAAAATGGTTGCCCTGCCGAAGTATGGGCACTTTCCCGGTGCGTTTCCCGTCCGATGAAGATCCCGGAGATACCGGCTGGCACGTCGACGCCAGCTTTCCGGGGGACGATCCGTCCGACTACTGGGAATGGCGGGTTAATATCAACTCCAAAGGCCGTGGCCTGCTGATGCTCTTCCTGTACTCGGACGTGGGCGAATACGATGCGCCTACACGTATACGCATAGGCTCACATGCGGACGTCGCGCGGGTTTTGCAACCGGAAGGGGAGACGGGACTGGCATTTCTGGAACTCGCCGGGAAACTGAGCGAAATGCCGGAAAGGGAAATCGCGCTGGCGACGGGCAGAGCGGGTACGGTATACCTCTGTCACCCATTCATCGCCCACGCCGCCCAGCCTCACCAAGGCACCGAGCCCAAATTCATGGCCCAACCGCCATTGCTGTTGCGGGACGAGCTGTCGGTTAAGGGCAACAGTCCGGTCGAGCGGGCTATTCGGCTGGCGGTGGGTTAG
- a CDS encoding caspase family protein, producing the protein MTSSLGRAQTFYAVIVADVSDPLIGKSCEKDLQEMSGTLQSISRKIEYNYREIICPREKFGEAGIREAISQVECKPEDIVFFYYTGHGINTAAGNTRFPVLYLNNETLELETVHKLLKDKKPRFCLTFGDCCNHLSGDAHRVRPARPVTRGITVTNDTAILRRLFVQANGDLLLSSARKGEKATAHPDDGSFYSQTWMQALAYAGSHNTNISWQTFLTDTENRLQESLKGLPDSLKHHSQWIGNFSAETMPCPEADFAEINKFLNTLADEKRPFHDRNKLRLSRQKSLFGPAAQVSIYMNDPERPVETQPIDQFLKRVLNTAALIDEFNFVERLSTPGKGCAYDLVTLQEIRKAN; encoded by the coding sequence TTGACCAGTTCATTAGGTCGCGCCCAAACTTTCTATGCGGTAATCGTCGCCGACGTGAGTGACCCGCTCATCGGGAAAAGCTGCGAAAAAGACTTGCAGGAAATGTCCGGGACCTTACAAAGCATTTCCAGAAAAATCGAATACAATTACCGGGAGATAATTTGTCCCAGGGAAAAATTTGGAGAAGCGGGCATCCGGGAAGCCATTTCGCAAGTCGAATGCAAACCGGAGGATATCGTTTTCTTTTATTACACCGGCCACGGCATCAATACCGCCGCCGGAAATACCCGTTTTCCTGTACTTTATCTCAACAACGAAACCCTGGAACTCGAAACCGTGCATAAGCTTTTAAAAGACAAAAAGCCGCGTTTCTGCCTTACATTCGGCGACTGCTGCAATCACTTGTCGGGCGATGCGCACAGGGTGCGCCCGGCCAGGCCTGTAACGAGGGGGATTACCGTCACGAACGATACCGCGATATTACGCCGGCTTTTTGTGCAGGCGAACGGCGATCTGCTTCTCAGCAGCGCCAGAAAAGGCGAAAAAGCGACGGCCCATCCCGATGACGGCAGCTTTTACAGCCAGACGTGGATGCAGGCGCTTGCATACGCAGGAAGCCACAATACGAACATTTCGTGGCAAACCTTCCTTACCGACACCGAAAACCGCTTGCAGGAAAGCCTGAAAGGTCTCCCCGATTCGTTGAAACACCATTCGCAATGGATAGGGAATTTCTCCGCGGAAACGATGCCCTGCCCGGAAGCCGATTTCGCGGAAATCAACAAATTCCTGAACACGCTGGCCGACGAAAAACGGCCTTTCCACGACCGTAACAAACTCCGGCTATCCCGGCAAAAGAGCTTGTTCGGCCCGGCCGCGCAAGTCAGCATTTATATGAACGATCCCGAAAGACCCGTAGAAACGCAGCCGATCGATCAATTTCTGAAACGTGTCCTGAACACTGCGGCGCTGATCGACGAATTCAATTTTGTGGAACGCCTCTCGACGCCGGGAAAGGGGTGCGCCTATGACCTGGTGACGTTGCAGGAAATACGCAAGGCAAATTAA
- a CDS encoding TolC family protein codes for MSKTRAMRFYLIGLLTCMSTVSWGQDTLKVTVRQADSLFLTNNLTLLAERYQIDMARAAEIQDKLWNNPNLNVEMSAYNPSRGWLDVGKHGQKFLSLQQVITRAGKRTKQVALDVETTRKTELEFFDLARTLKFDLRQVFFETYFLNQTLGLLDNQITTLATTVEAFDKEYGRNNVSLKEVVRLKALLFQLRNNRADLLFEITENQRDLRIYFNSEAYVVPLIDSTDLVRYRIEAQTPEQLRELALTRRTDLKVTESAVKQAELNYNLQKALAKPDIEIGAVYDQASNYQNNYFGISASMALPFFNRNQGNIKAAKSGISYFKTQETAKRNSIANEVNAAWNKVNVAESAYRSVEDRFTDQFLQLNRGMYDNFQKRNITLLEFIDFIETYNESIREFNRLQSDRIKVYEELNFVVGGELFGF; via the coding sequence ATGTCAAAAACAAGAGCTATGCGATTTTACCTGATAGGGTTGCTTACCTGTATGAGCACGGTCTCATGGGGGCAGGACACCCTGAAAGTTACCGTCCGGCAGGCGGACAGCCTGTTTCTAACGAACAATCTGACCCTGCTGGCCGAACGATACCAGATCGATATGGCCAGGGCAGCGGAAATTCAGGATAAACTTTGGAATAATCCTAACCTGAATGTCGAAATGAGCGCTTATAACCCGTCGCGAGGCTGGCTGGACGTGGGAAAGCACGGACAGAAGTTTCTCAGTCTGCAACAGGTCATTACCCGGGCCGGGAAGCGGACGAAGCAGGTGGCGCTGGATGTGGAAACGACGCGGAAAACGGAGCTGGAATTCTTCGACCTGGCCCGGACGCTGAAATTCGACCTTCGGCAGGTATTTTTCGAAACCTACTTCCTGAACCAGACGCTCGGGCTGCTGGATAACCAGATTACCACGTTGGCAACAACGGTGGAGGCGTTCGATAAAGAATATGGCCGCAACAACGTATCGCTCAAAGAAGTGGTGCGACTGAAAGCCTTGCTGTTTCAGCTGCGCAACAACCGGGCCGATTTGCTGTTTGAAATCACCGAGAACCAGCGAGACCTGCGCATTTATTTCAACAGCGAGGCATATGTCGTGCCTTTGATCGATAGCACCGACCTTGTCCGTTACCGGATCGAAGCGCAAACGCCGGAGCAGTTGCGGGAGCTGGCATTAACGCGCCGTACCGATCTGAAAGTGACGGAATCGGCCGTAAAGCAGGCGGAGCTGAATTATAACCTGCAAAAGGCACTGGCGAAGCCGGACATTGAAATAGGGGCGGTGTACGATCAGGCAAGTAATTACCAGAACAACTATTTCGGCATTTCGGCATCCATGGCGCTGCCGTTTTTCAATCGGAATCAAGGGAATATCAAAGCGGCGAAAAGCGGCATCAGTTATTTCAAAACACAGGAAACGGCTAAGCGGAATAGCATCGCCAACGAGGTGAATGCCGCCTGGAACAAGGTAAACGTGGCCGAAAGCGCCTACCGAAGTGTGGAAGACCGATTTACCGACCAGTTCTTGCAGCTTAACCGGGGGATGTACGATAATTTTCAAAAAAGGAATATAACCCTCCTCGAATTCATCGACTTTATCGAAACTTATAATGAAAGCATTCGCGAGTTCAATCGCCTGCAATCCGACCGTATCAAGGTCTACGAGGAACTGAACTTTGTGGTGGGAGGGGAATTATTCGGTTTTTAA
- a CDS encoding efflux RND transporter periplasmic adaptor subunit translates to MRKICYAILGGMVVWAMSCRKQTSPEEESTAFMLSDSMMRQIALDTVKTEKVRNELTLVGKVVPDENRVIRVFPLVGGNVEDVKVELGDHVRKGQELATIRSGEVADLERQLIEAQSDLLIAQKNLSSTEDLFESKLVPEKDVITARQMVDKSQAELDRVRAMFSIYGVSKAAGYVVRSPINGFIVDKNVNRGTQLRSDNAESLFTVGQISDVWVMANVNESDIPKIHLGMPADIKTISFPDEVFKGRVDKIYNVLDPETRAMKIRIQLSNASYRLKPEMHATVNLNFEENIRMQSISSEAVIFDRSKNWVLVFTSKSKIEARPVEIFRNLSKRAYISSGLADGEAVVSKNQLLIYNALIQ, encoded by the coding sequence ATGCGAAAAATATGTTATGCCATTCTGGGCGGAATGGTGGTGTGGGCTATGTCCTGTCGGAAACAAACCAGCCCCGAGGAAGAGTCGACGGCGTTCATGTTGTCGGATTCGATGATGCGGCAGATCGCGCTCGATACGGTCAAAACAGAAAAGGTCCGGAATGAGCTTACCCTCGTCGGAAAGGTCGTGCCGGACGAAAATCGGGTGATCCGGGTGTTTCCGCTGGTTGGCGGGAATGTCGAAGATGTGAAAGTAGAGCTCGGAGACCATGTCAGAAAGGGGCAGGAGCTCGCAACGATCCGGTCGGGAGAGGTGGCAGACCTGGAACGCCAGCTGATCGAGGCCCAGTCGGATCTGCTGATCGCACAAAAGAACCTGTCGTCGACCGAAGACTTGTTTGAAAGCAAGCTAGTGCCGGAAAAGGATGTGATTACCGCACGGCAGATGGTCGATAAGTCGCAGGCGGAGCTCGACCGTGTCAGGGCTATGTTTTCGATTTACGGGGTTTCCAAAGCGGCCGGCTACGTGGTCCGCTCGCCGATCAACGGCTTTATCGTGGACAAAAATGTGAACCGCGGCACGCAGCTGCGCTCCGACAACGCGGAAAGTCTTTTCACCGTCGGCCAGATTTCGGACGTGTGGGTGATGGCGAATGTGAACGAGAGCGATATTCCCAAAATCCATCTCGGTATGCCCGCCGACATCAAGACGATCAGCTTCCCGGACGAAGTTTTCAAAGGAAGGGTGGACAAGATATACAACGTCCTGGATCCCGAAACACGGGCGATGAAGATCAGGATACAGCTTTCCAATGCCAGTTACCGGCTTAAACCGGAAATGCATGCCACGGTGAACCTGAATTTCGAGGAAAACATCCGAATGCAGTCGATATCATCCGAAGCGGTGATTTTCGACCGGAGCAAAAACTGGGTGCTTGTTTTTACGAGCAAAAGCAAAATCGAAGCCCGTCCCGTGGAGATTTTCAGGAACCTTTCGAAACGGGCCTACATCAGCAGTGGCCTGGCAGACGGCGAAGCCGTTGTGTCAAAGAATCAATTGCTGATTTATAACGCGCTGATTCAGTGA